The Benincasa hispida cultivar B227 chromosome 9, ASM972705v1, whole genome shotgun sequence genome has a segment encoding these proteins:
- the LOC120086118 gene encoding protein SAWADEE HOMEODOMAIN HOMOLOG 1-like isoform X1, with the protein MERLRPRGRQMFSGFTKGEIEKMEKLLEESGEQSLNRDFCQRVTKRFNRSSGRAGKPVIKWTEVYDWLQSRLQDFPKIENRISEIPKACPSNKTQESSQGPEGEKSPDLSELEFEARSSKDGAWYDVAMFLTHRFLSSGEAEVRVRFVGFGAEEDEWVNIKQAVRERSVPLEHSECQKVKAGDLVLCFQERRDQAIYYDAHIVEVQRRMHDIRGCRCLFLVRYDHDGTEEKVRLRRLCRRPTHQI; encoded by the exons ATGGAGCGTCTCCGCCCGAGAGGCAGACAGATGTTTTCTGGGTTTACCAAGGGCGAG ATagagaaaatggagaaattGCTAGAGGAATCAGGAGAACAATCACTTAATCGAGATTTTTGTCAAAGAGTTACCAAACGTTTCAA TCGATCCTCCGGTCGTGCTGGGAAGCCTGTAATAAAGTGGACGGAG GTATACGATTGGTTGCAAAGCAGACTGCAAGACTtcccaaaaattgaaaacagGATCTCTGAAATTCCCAAAGCTTGCCCTTCAAATAAGACTCAGGAAAGTTCTCAAGGCCCCGAAG GTGAAAAGAGCCCCGATTTGTCGGAGTTGGAATTTGAAGCAAGGTCATCAAAAGATGGTGCATG GTATGATGTCGCTATGTTCCTTACGCATAGATTTCTTAGTTCTGGCGAAGCT GAAGTGCGTGTCAGATTTGTCGGATTTGGAGCTGaggaagatgaatgggtcaacaTAAAACAGGCAGTACGAGAACGCTCTGTCCCTCTAGAACATTCTGAGTGTCAGAAGGTTAAGGCTGGGGACCTTGTACTCTGCTTCCAG GAAAGGAGAGATCAGGCAATCTACTACGATGCTCATATTGTTGAAGTCCAGAGGAGAATGCATGATATTAGGGGCTGCAGGTGTCTTTTCTTGGTTCGTTACGACCACGATGGCACTGAG GAAAAAGTTCGTTTGAGAAGATTATGTCGCAGACCGACACATCAAATCTAA
- the LOC120086118 gene encoding protein SAWADEE HOMEODOMAIN HOMOLOG 2-like isoform X2 codes for MERLRPRGRQMFSGFTKGEVYDWLQSRLQDFPKIENRISEIPKACPSNKTQESSQGPEGEKSPDLSELEFEARSSKDGAWYDVAMFLTHRFLSSGEAEVRVRFVGFGAEEDEWVNIKQAVRERSVPLEHSECQKVKAGDLVLCFQERRDQAIYYDAHIVEVQRRMHDIRGCRCLFLVRYDHDGTEEKVRLRRLCRRPTHQI; via the exons ATGGAGCGTCTCCGCCCGAGAGGCAGACAGATGTTTTCTGGGTTTACCAAGGGCGAG GTATACGATTGGTTGCAAAGCAGACTGCAAGACTtcccaaaaattgaaaacagGATCTCTGAAATTCCCAAAGCTTGCCCTTCAAATAAGACTCAGGAAAGTTCTCAAGGCCCCGAAG GTGAAAAGAGCCCCGATTTGTCGGAGTTGGAATTTGAAGCAAGGTCATCAAAAGATGGTGCATG GTATGATGTCGCTATGTTCCTTACGCATAGATTTCTTAGTTCTGGCGAAGCT GAAGTGCGTGTCAGATTTGTCGGATTTGGAGCTGaggaagatgaatgggtcaacaTAAAACAGGCAGTACGAGAACGCTCTGTCCCTCTAGAACATTCTGAGTGTCAGAAGGTTAAGGCTGGGGACCTTGTACTCTGCTTCCAG GAAAGGAGAGATCAGGCAATCTACTACGATGCTCATATTGTTGAAGTCCAGAGGAGAATGCATGATATTAGGGGCTGCAGGTGTCTTTTCTTGGTTCGTTACGACCACGATGGCACTGAG GAAAAAGTTCGTTTGAGAAGATTATGTCGCAGACCGACACATCAAATCTAA